tgtttgtttgtttttatatttttagtagagatggagcttcaccatgttggccaggctggtctcaaactcctggcctatgcagtgatctgcttgcctctgcctcccaaagtgctgcgattacaggcataagccactacacctggccatgattactgatattttaaaaattggttgaTTTCATAAGAGTACTGTAAGTTTCTACATTctcttaaaaaatcaaatttcacaACCTTGGACTCCAATTCCTAAACGTCCTCAATCAGGTGGAGATGAGCAGTAGCTAGCCCTTTTAGAAGGTGCTTGAGATCTCCTATTTCCCATGGCCCGCACCACTCCCACATACTCAGCCCAACGTATTTCCCTCCGTGGACATATGAGTTTGTGACTCCTGGTTATGAAGCCATTCTCACAAGGTTAGCAAGAATCCTGGACAGAAATGTACTTTTAATTGTTAATCAGGCTGCACTTTgacccactttttaaaaactaaaagaacactGGATACTGATCATTTGCATCCCCATTGTTCCTAGAGATAGGATTCCTGATGTTAGAATCATGAGGCTTTTAAGAATTACTTAAGATGTTCTTCAGATCCTGAATTCCAGTGAACAGCTGACACCAAGTTTGAAGATCCCCAGAGAGGAACCAAATCAGGATGAGAATACTGGTTCTTCATCTCCCTGTCCCATGACTTCACCCCGCACTTTTTGACCAGTCAATGATCTCCACACTCCAGCCCACTCCAAAATCCTAGCCCCAAAATTCCTTGAGGAGATGAATGTGAGGTTTCCTCCAGTCTCCTTATTTGGCAGTTttatgattaaacctctttctctgttGCAGCCCATATCTCAGCTTATAGATTTGCAATGCACAGAAGGCAATGGATTTATTACATTTACAGTGACATCAGTAATATATTACTACTTAATAATGCATCAACATTTGCAAATTACATTTTCTCCACACTAAAGCAGGTTCAGAGTTTTCCTGTCATAATAGCATTCTCATCCAGTTACATTACAATACATTTTTGACGCAGGATTTTTCTCAGTCGCTTTACTAGCCAGAGATCTCCAGCCAGTGACACCCCTGCCCAGGCCGTGCTTGGACCTTGGTCTGCCACAGGAGATGCTCCATTTGCTTGGCCACCTGGGCTGCACCTGACTTGCATTCCAGTGTGAATTCCATGGCTGCTACGACTGTGGGCTAAGCCCCTGGTGGGAGAGGGTGTGTGAGCAAGTTAAGTGCAGGATCCAGCCAGTCATTCCAAGTGCCCGCACAGGAGTGGGCTCTATGCAGAGCTTGAGGCTGGACCAGGCATGTTGCAAGCCACCTCCACGGTGGACTCCAGCATCCAGATGAGAGGAACACCCAGACAGGGATGCCAGCAACCCCAAAGCCATAGAGTGGATGTTACAGCATGCTAATAACCCTTTCAGTCTCACCATCCACAGCCCAACAGATGGTGGCATGTTAACAGCTGTCAGTTCTGTTGCCCCGCTCTGGCCCATGGCTCTGGGGCTGGCTCTGCCCCGCTGCTGCTTCCCATCACGTGGAGTGGCTGCCTTCTgctggcagagggcagagggtcaCAGTGATACAGGCTTCTTTGTACCCATGTTCTGTGGGTCCCGAGCTCTTGTCTCATGTCAAAGAAGAATGAGGACAGGCTGACAATCgaagggtgaggagggcagagaagTTGTTTATTGAGTGACgaaacagctctcagcagagtgGGGATGTGAGGGTGGCCCCCTACCCAAAGTCAGTTGGTTTCTCCCTCAGTGTGGCTGGGTCCAGAGCTTTTATAGGCTCAGAAtggggagtgcatgctgattggtttgtgagttccaaaaaaggctaaaacaaaggcaccactcaaagatgggcatgacagtgtaaaaaaacaattagagaagggtaggtatatgtaaaataggtaaAGCAgggggatcaatcagaggaaagcatgCCAAGTGGGAAGAGGCATTCTCAATCCAGTCCACGGATTTATCCAagacttgtagcttggctttcaggctttaaactgtctttggtcTCACTGGGGGCCTGcccctgtctgcctcctgctgctatcACTTTCTTAAGAAAGGACTTGAATCACAGCTATCAAACTGAGAGTTTTGCATAATCCTAGATATGCCCCAGATGTGTGTGTCTTCCAAGTGAAAACCATCTGTTAACAGTGTCATGGGAGGGGAAAGAATTTATCTTAACATGAAACAGAGCTCTCCCCTTGGGGCAATTTCCAGGAGAAGTAAGGAATAATGTGTTACCAAGCCTTCTGTAAGCCCGGAAAGCCTCTTGAAATATGTGACCTTTAGACAAGAGACCTTTAGCAGTCACCTCTTAACATCACTGTATGTATCATGCTTTAACAACATGATTGACACTGTCCCATGATACAGCAGAGGGGGCAAGGAGAAATAAATTGCCTGAAATGGCAAGATACGCTCCTCTCTATTGCCCAGAACCATATGGAAACTACACCAACTTCTTCCATATTTTGAGGAAGTAATCTGGTCTAGCTCATGggttttgtaaaccaaaaagtatccaAGACAAGTCTCAATTAATTTAGAAAGTGGATTTTGCCAACGTTAAGGACATGACCATGACagcctcaagaggtcctgaggACATGTGCCCATGGTTGTCGGgttacagcttgcttttatacattttaaagagaCATAATACATCAATCAATATACGGAAGATTTACGTTGGTTTGATATGGAAGGACAGGACAACTCCAAGGGTAGGCTTCCAggtataggtaaatttaaacatattctgattggcaattggttgaaataGTTATTTTCAACAGGAAGGAAATATCTGGATTAGGAAGATGTTGTAGAGACCTAGGTTTTATCAAGCAGATGAAGTCTCCAAGTAGCAGGCTTTAGAGAGAagactgtaaatgtttcttatcagactgaaggtctgtgttgatgttaatgctggaggggaataatgaggcatgtccaaacCACTACTTCCAGTCGTGGCCTGAATCAGTCTTTCAGGTGAAGTTTTAGAGTCccctggctgaggaggaagtccattcagatggttgcgGGGGcctgcaaattttatttttggtttatgttctctctctcttcataaTATCAAGGGGAATTAAAGAAGTATCAAACAAGTAAGGCAGGCATCAAAAGGTGAATAGTGTTCTTACTGCAGTAATGACTGACCCTACCAGTATCTTTCATCTTCAAAGGACCCACAGGTAATAATTAACCCAAGCAATTATTCCCTAAAATTAGGCACCTGCAAAGTTGCTAGAAGGACTCAACTGCAAGGAGACAGTTTGAGGCAGGCCCAGGAAGGCTGTGTTAAGATTattttatctggaaaaaaaaaaaaaaaaaaacggattGGCAGCTTACCTTGAGTAAAAGAGgttttagttaaaaatatatatgtgtggccaggcacagtgggtcacacctgtaatcccagcagtttgggaggccgaggcgggcggatcacaaggtcaagagatcaagaccatcctggctaacatggtgaaaccccgtctctactaaaaatacaaaaaagtgtagtcccagctactcgggaggctgacgcaggagaatggcgtaagcccgggaggcggagcttgcagtgagctgagatccggccactgcacttcagcctgggcgacagatcgagactccgtctcaaaaaaaaaaaaaaaaaaaaaaaaaaaaaaaaattagccaggcatggtggcgcacacctgcagttccagctacttgggaggctgaggcaggataatcgcttgaaccccggaggcagaggttgcagtgagctgagatggtgccactgcactccagcctgggcgacagagtgaaactctgtctcaaaataataattattattttatttatatatgtgtgtgtgtgtgtgtgtgttaatgaAGATGATGGAAATGTCAAAGAAATACAAGAATATCAGTATAATTTGGGCCTTTTATTGAGTTTGCTTGCTGGGAAGATTGTATCCAGCTCCAGAGATTCTCTTTGACAGAGGAAcaaagacaattcaatggaggaaagaTTGTCTTTTCAGcacatggtgctgggaaaattggatatccaacTGTGAAAGTAATCCACCTAAACACATATCTCAcacctatacaaaaattaagtcaacaTGGATCATAGGCctataaataaaactgtaaaacttctagaaaaaaacttagaagaaaatctGCATGGCCTTTGGTTTGGTGATAAGtttttagagaaaaatcaaaagtaCAGTCCATGGAAAATATTGATAagttggactttatcaaaatttaaagttTTGCCCTGTGATTTAcactaagagaatgaaaaaacaagccaaatcttggtttctaaatatgaTTCTCCATTCTAAGGAATTCAGGGTGCCTTAAATAAATGACTAACTCTAGGGCTAGAGCAAGAAAAAATACAAGATGAACCTGAGCATCCTATAGTGCCAGAAAGTACAGGCGTGCTCAAAATACAAAAGGAtaattgcacaacaatgtgaatatatttaataccaCTTAACTGTACACGTAAAAATGATTAAGCTAGtaaatattatgtatgtatattttaccacaattttattttattttttaaagaatggtgGTCTGTCAAAGGGACACAAAAGCCAACCTGAAAAGCGCTTCCCATGGTCAAAGCCAGTACCATTTAGCAATAAAAtgttgcattcccaccagcaatgagagaccctatctcaaacaacaacaacgaaaaaccAACAAAGGACAAAATACATATACATGAACCCATATTGATATATAAatgatttaattaataaataaatgggaagggGCAAAAATCCTTATagaattccaaattatttttgtcattgttgtgtttttgtttgttttgtttttgttgttgttgctgttttgagacagagtcttgctgtgtcacccaggctagggtgcagtggcgcgatctcggttcactgcaacctttgactcccaggttcaagtgattcttctgcctcagcctcccaagtagctgggactacaggtgtgtgccaccatgcctggctaatttttttttgtattttttagtagagacggggtttcactatgttggccaggctggatttgaactctggacctcatgatctgcccacctcagcctcccaaagttggttttttgttttttttttttgagattgggtcttactctgttgcagtttagaatgcaatggcactggtcaccgctcactgcagcctcgatcttccaggctcaagtgatcctcccacctcagccttctgagtagctgggactacaggtgtgcaccaccatgccaggctaatttttaaattttttatagagacagggtcttcctatgttgcccaggctggtctcaaactcctggcctcaagtgatcctctctcctcagcctcccaaagtgctgggattacaggtgtgtcacCACACTCCACCCCAAATTATTTGCATAGATAATCCCcttcaggaggtggagcttaactcccctcccccaacacacacacacacacacacacacacacacacactctctctctcaagGATGCCTAGACACGGTGACTTGCTTCCATAGGAAGAAGGGGAACATAGTAACTTTACTATTAAAATGGACAGCATCTTAATGATCAAGGTTAAAATCACCATTAATAAGTCATGTTAATAGCACATACTCCTGATATGATCTGATAAGCATGGGCATTTCACCTCTGTGGTATTCCTCCCCAAAATCCATAACCCCGGTCTAATCATGACAACAGCATACCCAACAGGAggtatattctttaaaatacctgggcagggccaggcgcagtggctcacgtttgtagtctctgcactttgggaggccaaggcaggtggatcacttgaggtcaggagtttgagaccagcctcaccaacatggtgaaaccccgtctctactaaaaatttaaaaattagctgggcacggtggcgcatgcttgtagtcccagctactcagaagctgaggcaggagaatcacttgaactcgggaggtggagattgtagtgagccgagagattgcgcccactgcactccagcctgggtgacagagggagactctgtctcaaaaataagcaaacaaagaaacaaaacctgaGCAGTGCTCTTTGAAACtctcaaggtcatgaaaaacagGAAAGATTGAGACACAGTCGCAAACCAGAGAAGAcaaaggagacatgacaactaattGTGATGTAGGCCTGGATTGAATCCtgcaacagaaaaagaacattagtaGAAACACttgtgaaatctgaataaagtttAGAGTTTAGCTAATAATGTACAAATGTTGGTTTCTTGGTTTTAACAAATATACTGTGGTtgatgtaagatgttaacaataggAGAAACTGGGTAAAGGGGACCTATGAGAACTCTCCGTACTGGCTGCAACTTTTccttaaatctaaaattattccaggCTGGggaaggtggctcatgcctgtaatcccagcatttagggacaccaaagcaggaggatcacttgaggccaggagttcaagaccagcctgggcaaactagcaagatccctgtctctaccaaattttttgttttatttaaaattattccaaaatcaaaattttgtctaaaaaataaagacaaagaaaaatttgaCAATAAAGGTGATGGAAACAACAAAGATATATAAGAAACTGAGCACAATTTGGGTCTTTGTGGCCAAGTCTGATTGTGAAGAGAATTCCTCCCAGCTCTAGAGATTCTTATTCATTATCTGATTACCCACAAAAAAGCAGAAGTTTATTAAACATTGCTCTAATGGGGAAGTTCCCAAACgtgtgtatcagaatcacctggaaactAATGACAAATACTGGGACCAGGGTCATCGAAGTAGACTAGCACTGGGACTTCTGTATTTTTACAGGTTCCCTGGTGAACCTGATATATACTCcagcttgagaaccactggtctagtgCTTTTCTGTTGACATTGTCACAAGGTCCTTAGGGTGTTGCTTtgccagctggaaacctctgtgatCAGCAGCACCTCTGCTTGAGTTTTGCTTGCCCCCACTGGGCTTGTCCTGCCCtcttggcctggcaggctgcacttaCTTGTGCTGCTGGCCTGGATCCCACACCCGACAAGGGTGAGTCAGGTGTGAAGCAGTGAGGGGTATGTGAGAGAGCGAGCACAGGTTCTTGCCTCTTTGCACAGTCAGGCACACTGGCTGCTGTGGCAGGGTGGGCAGCTCCAAGCACTGGCACAGGCGCTGGCTCCATGCAAGGCTGCGGCTGGACCAGATATACCGCAAGTGGCTTCCACTGTGGGCACCAGCATCTAGGCGAGGGGAGTCTGGTGGCACCCAAAAGCTCagagatgccaggaactgcagagctCCAAAGAAGGTGTTACAGTGTGCCACAGCCCTGGTTCAGGGAGCCCAGAGGTCTGGGCATCCagaagggctgcagctcttctctccttctcattgCCTGTAGCATGGTGAGTGGGGGGGCGTGTTTTggggggcatgtttcagcccatttgtgttacagctctttcagtcctgcTGCCACGCTCTGGCCCACGGCTCCTGGGCTAGCCCAGACCCACTGCTGCTTCCCATCACATGGGGCAGCTGTCTGGAGCCTGCGGAGGGTGGGAGGGCTATAGTGTTGCAGCCCCTTTAGCTCCCACCATAGCTCGGGGAGCCATCCAGGGAAGTGTTACAGCTCCTTTCACTCCTGCCATTTGGTGGGTCCCGAGTTCTTGTCCCAtacccaggaagaatgaggttgcATGGGCAACTGGAGGGTGATCAAGGCAGAGAAGAGCTTTATTGGGCAACcaaacagctctcagcagagaggagacccaaaGGGGGTAGCTCCTACCCACAAGCAGGTAATCCTGATGAGTctctgagtctggctgagtctggggttttcaTGAGCTGAAAAGGGAGGAAGTACATGCTGATTGGTTCATGGAAAAGTCACCATCCAACTGGCCAAAAGGCATCaaggaagttctcactctggATCATGAACTCCACCTGGAACTGGCAGCCAGGCCCCCAGATTTTAGGCCTGGcctgaagatggggtttcaccggggaCCTGCCTCTTCCCACctaggaacctgtctgcctcctgccaccatcaaCAGGCCATTTGTGGTGCCCAGGCTGTCTGCAGGCCCATGTCAAGCCATCCTCAACACCCCAGCCTTCCTCCCGTGCTCACTGGTGCCCAAAGTCTGAAGGGAGCCGAGGTAGCAGAGGGCTGGTGTCTCAGTACTGTCCCGAGCATACACACACCTGGTTGGGTTGCAACAGTACCTGGGCTCGGCCACAACTGTGTTCCACACCAGAGTGGGTGCTGGGGATGTGGAGAGGCCAgggagtgggagcaggcacttctgagctTGTGGGGGAAAGAGGCTTCCTGGGCCCCTGAGAGCATAGGGATGCCTGGGTCTGGAGCCATaactgggcagctgcagctgcaccgAGGAGTTGGTGGGCTCCCACCCCACCAACTCGGTAAGGCATGGGAGCTCCCACTGGGATCATCTGTTCCTGGCCCCCACGGGCCAACAAGTGCACAGCCCTGGCCACACTTCCCCCACTACAGTTGGCGTCCTTGCAATGGCCACTCCATACGTGTCACCACTGCCATCAACATAACTACTAACATGATCATTCACACATTCAACAGCCATTTATTGAGTAACTATTGTGTGCCAGCTCTTTGTTAGTACGAAGAGCACAGTAGTAGACACTCAGGCAAAGCCCATGCCCTAacggagcttacattctaatatgcaaataaatatacaCTGATGGAGTCTCTCCTTGTATTTCCCAGTTCCAAGTCCCCAAAGTGAAAACCTGATTGGTGTAGCTAGTCACTACCATCCACTTGTGGGGGGAGAACCTTTTCTAAAGGCCACCTCATTCAGTGTGAGTGCTGACTGCCTGTATAACAGGGTTCCCCTCTAGTCCAGTCAGCTGTGACTGAGAGTGCATGGCATGTAACGTGGTCTCTCATGTGGTCTCATGTGGTTTGCTCTCTCAGCAAAACAGGCTAGATTAGGAGATCCCCGTCTGCCCTATCCAATGTGGCCCTTATCCAAATATGGTTGGAACCAAACTTTCTCAGGGTAGTCTGAAGGCAAAAAGATAAGGCTGCACTAGCCAACACCAAGCTGAGTATCACTAATCTAAAAATCCAAAGTGCTCCAATTGGAAACTTTTTGAGTACTGACAtaacactcaaaggaaatgctcattggagcactttggattttggatttttggattagagatTCTCAACCAGTAatgttccaaaatccaaaatccaaaacacttctggtctcaagcatttcagataagggatattcaatGTGTATGATAAAAAATGATCCCTCCATCATGAACCACTTATTTACAAGAACTCAgaattggccaagtgtggtggctcacacctgtaatcccaaaactttcggaagccgagatgggcagattgcttgaggccaggggtttgagacaagcctggccaacacagcaaaaccccgtctctactaaatatatgaaaatcatctgggcatggtggcgcatgcctgtaatcctagcttcttgggaCGCTGAGACACAAGaactgcttcaacctgggaggtggaggttgcagcaagttgaaattgcaccactgcactccagcctgggcaacagagcgagactctgtcggaaggaaggaaggaaggtgggggaggggaggggaggaaaggaaggaaaggaaggactCAGAACACACATAATGGAACTCAGAACACACATAAAACTAAGTACTAGATACTTCTTCTGGAAGAATAGATTACTTGTGGTTTTTTAGCCTGTAGACATTTGCTTCTGTTGGACTTCGCTTTTCTGCTGCCTCTGATGTTTCAAAATACCAACCTGCCTGCAGCAGATTCTTACTCCAATTGAGGCTGACTTGACAATAATCTCCCACATGTTCCCTCCATCatgttatattatttatattagctTTGGCAACATCCTTGAGATTTTATTCTTTGCCTTCTGTTGGAGCGTATTCTCCAACTAAAAGAGTAAAACAACTGGCACCAGGAAAAATGGGGCAATCATTCTCACATTTTTTTCAGTCCCAAACCAGGTGGGCCCTATACCTCACCCCCACACCCCCCACCAACTGCTGCTAAAGAAATAACATGAGATTTTACCATCACCCTgggaattaggaaaaaaaagaaaaaagacccacAGATTTTGATGAGACACAAATAGTAACCACAGAGGTAACTTATTAACtgattctgaaaaagaaaaggcttTGAAGCTATTCATTACACACATTCAATTCAAATCAATAAACAGTACTACCATGTTCCCAATACTCAACCAGGAACTGGGGATCTAAAGATGAAAACACATGATcggctgggcgtgttggctcacacctataatcccagcactttggcggACTGAGGTGGAGTTCGACtgatgtgagcccaggagttcgaaataAGCCTGGCAGCATAGTGAGACATTGTCTatgcaaaaaatcaaaaaaattagctgggtgtggtagcgcatgcctgtagtcttagctactcggaagactgaggtaGGGATgattttgagcccaggaggtggaggctacagtgagctgtgatcacactcctgcattgcagcctgggagacagagtgaaacccatctcacaagaaagaaaggaaaaaaggaaggaaggaaggaaggaaggaaaaagaaaaaagaaaaacatatgatCCTTGCTTTGAATGAATGGACCATAAATGGTAGAAGACAGACCtgtgatgatgacagtgatgttACAGAAATGAAGGAACTAACTGTTTCATGGCGAGGAGAGAGTCACGCTGACCTTAAGGATAAATAAGTAAGATTTGAGATGGGACTTAAAGGATTGGGATTTTTTCAAAGTTAGGATTTTTGTAAGTGGAAAATATAAGGAAAGGCATTTCAGAAGTAGAGAATAGCATGAATAAAATCAAGAAGGTAAGAAAGTAAATGGCTTGTGTGGAGAATAGCAAGCAGCCACTCATGAGGCTGAAACATACACTACAGCTCTAAGGAAGGCTAGACTTCCCCACGGACCACCAATGATCCACAGCCTGGGTTCTACAAGCCATGGCTACCATCAGACATATGGGAGACAACTGGTCCAAAAATTTTGACGACTGAACATGGCAACAGCTTCCATCATAAAGAGGGTTATAATTGCCAAGCAGAACGAGAACATTATAATTAGATCTAGTTCTTACATTTATTCTCTTGcactaaatttattaaattgtTGAATGAGCTGCTAGGCACTCCGGTAAATATCAAGAACATAAAGACAGCTCCACTGCAGACCCTGTCCTTGAGGAGCCTAATAACTGGAGATTTCATTTATGGATTTATGGATTTATTAGGCCTTCTAAAAACCTGCTATTCACTTGTTGatagcaaagaaaattatttttaaattttaaataatattttcttattacaaaAGTACTTCATGAACATCAAAGAATATGCAACcagccaaaacaaaaaataaaacatctctgTCACCACCCAGAGATCACCACTGTAACCCTTGGTTCATATTCTCCTCCCACATCTTCATATGCATACATACGTATTAATCTGTATTTTGAGGACATGTTTTTCATATTGTCTACAGACACATCCCATCTTGTaaccagctttttaaaaagacaataatttCCACGTTTCCATGTGAATAACTACTCTTCTAATACTCAGTACATATTCAAATTTCTCCAAATGAACCAAAAATGTTCTTTACGCTTATTTCTCCAAGTTGGCCCCCAACTCAAGCCCTTACAGTGTGTCTCTTGGTTATATTCTTCGTGTTCCTTTTAATCTGGCATAGGCCCTTTCATAGGACTCTGACTCAATAAAGAGAACTGGCCAGCTGTCCTGAAGGAAAGCCCACTTCCTGTATTTGCCTGATTCCCTGTGGTGTCATTTTACTTGCTCCTCAATTCCCCTTACATTCTGTAAACATCAAACTCAAGATGCCATAGAGGCAAGTTAACCACCTTGGGCTAGAATACATCATGGGTGATAGCACATACTTTACATTGCATCACATAGGAACCCACATAATACCTGGTTGACGCACCACTAGTCCAACTGACCACAAGGCAACTGGGAGTTTCAGAGGGAGTACATGTAAGGGGCAAAAGCAGCAAAGGAATACGACAACGGAATAAGCATGAATACGACCTGGCTACCTGAAGGAGGTGGGACGGGGAACCGAACAGCATCAGGTGGTGGAATGCCAGGGAAATCCAACCGTGCTTCCCACGCTGGCATCGCTCTGATTGTGACCAATCCTCTAATCTTATTCTCACAATTAcggaggcagaaaaaaaaaaaacccaaaccaaaaaagTTGGTAGGTGACTCTGTGAGACTACTGTTTTATAAAGGGAGCgtttccttttataaaatttagCTGAGCAGATGCAGTATGCTCTGCTCATACTGTGCAGTGGCCCCACAGGGGGCCACTATTCCCCTCAGCTGTATAGTCTGGGAAAATACCTGTACACCCGGAGAACGGAGAGCTTGCTGTGTGTGGAGTTCGCTCCTGTTTATCAGCagctctttccctgcctctggccACCAGGGGGACCTGCAACCTGTTCTTTCAGGCGAGCGGGAACGCGTCTGCATAAATCTGGCCCAATCCAGGGCCCCGTAGCAAGGCGCCAAAGCAGGGGGAAGCGCATTTCTGTTCTCTCGCGAGCACGACGCGGCACCTCCCAGCCCTTCTCCGGccctccctctccaccctccCGGCCCGCGCGCGCTCGGGCCCCTTCCAGTGGCTCGCGGCAGGTGGCGCTGTCTGCGGCGTCGCAGCGGCCCGGGCCGCAGCGGAGACGATCTCCCGGCGGGCTGTGCGGCCCGGCTCTCCGGCGGCAGCGAGTGCCACGTCCCAAGTGCTACGCGGAGGAGCAGAGCGGGCGGTGCGCGGGGGGCGGGAGCAGCGCGGATCCCGGCTCGGCCACACAGATCGCCCGCCGCCAT
The sequence above is drawn from the Macaca mulatta isolate MMU2019108-1 chromosome 12, T2T-MMU8v2.0, whole genome shotgun sequence genome and encodes:
- the LOC114671352 gene encoding uncharacterized protein LOC114671352, with product MAAGDLCGRAGIRAAPAPRAPPALLLRVALGTWHSLPPESRAAQPAGRSSPLRPGPLRRRRQRHLPRATGRGPSARGPGGWRGRAGEGLGGAASCSRENRNALPPALAPCYGALDWARFMQTRSRSPERTGCRSPWWPEAGKELLINRSELHTQQALRSPGVQLMKTPDSARLRDSSGLPACG